From Gracilimonas sp.:
TACTATTTGATCCGGGAAATCTGAATGAACAAGGGCGATTCCATACGTACCATTCACCTGATGTAGTGCTAATTGAACAGCCTTCTTCAGATCCGAAGCATCTTTTTCGAGAAAGCTTTCGATCAACTTGGTAAGTACTTCGGTATCAGTTTCCGAATAAAAGGTGTATCCCTGATCGCTTAATTTCTTTTTCAGGGTGTTATAATTCTCGATGATGCCGTTATGAACAAGAGCCAGCTTGCCGTTTTGCCCGGTATGAGGGTGTGAATTGATATCATTAGGTTCGCCATGGGTAGCCCACCGGGTATGGCCAATTCCTACGGTTCCATTCTCCGATGAGGTGATCATTTTCTCAAGAGAAGCAACTTTCCCTTTCCCTTTTTTGATCTTCAGCTCTCCGTTTATGATGGCTAATCCGGCAGAGTCATATCCCCTGTATTCGAGTCTCTTGAGCCCGTCGATAATAATTTTGCTGGCTTGTTGATCGCCAATGTACCCTACAATTCCACACATACAGTTTTAACTATTAAAAATTTTTTTTGGCTTATTTAATCCTTAAATATAATGCGAAGTTTAAAGAATGACGATTATAATTTCTTACCAATAAACACTGCTTTTATATATGGGGATTTGTTTTTTTAATGATGATCAGGTTAAAAGGTTCCAGCCACTCACCTTAACACGGCCAATGGATGACCTGAGGGTGGGCATACTTACAATTCGGAAGAAATGGATTAAGTCGCTCGAAAACAGTGAGTTTAGTCGGTTATTGCCGGATTATTTGAATGGCGTTTTTGAAAGAGGAAAGGTAGAAGGGAATGAGGAGGTACTCTGGCTCAACTCAAGAATGTTGCCCTCCCAAAGTTTCCTCGGTGCGTTGAAGGCTCTTCAAGAAGGACAAAAACTGGTGTTCAAAGGAGTAACGGTTGCTGCTAAGGTGGATGCTAAGTCCTCGGCGAAAATGTTTAGTGAAAACAGCTTTAACGACGCTGGCTTGGATACTATTGAGGTAAAAGAAGTTATTCACCTCGAGCATTTGTGGGATTTACTCTCGCTGAATTCTTATGAAATTGAAAAAGACATTCAGCTTTTGGGGTTGAAGTCAATTTCAGAAGAGAAAGAGGAGGTTCCTGAATCCGTTTATCATCCCAAAAATACATTTATAGGAAAAGATGTCCATATAGAACCGGGATGTATTTTTATAGCTGAAAAAGGGCCGGTAGTCATTCGTGATGGCGCTACTATAGAAGCCGGCAGTATTCTCAGAGGACCCGTTGTAGTTGGTGAAGGAGCAACGGTAAAAATGGCAGCGCGAATTTATGATGGAACCACTATTGGTCCGGTCTGCAAAGTGGGAGGAGAAGTCGCCGGATGTATTTTTCATTCTTACTCAAACAAAGCCCATGATGGATTTGCCGGGAATTCCATATTCGGGCAATGGGTGAACCTCGGAGCTAATACCATTACCTCAAATCTTAAGAACGACTATAAAAACATCGATGTAACCGACTGGATTACGAAGGATCTTATCCAAACGGGCCGGCAGTTTCTTGGAACGGTGATGGCTGATCATTCCAAAACAGCCATTAATACTATGCTTAATACGGGGACCATTTGTGGGGTAAGTTCAAATGTGTTTATTGATGAACTTTCCCCAAAAGTAATTGACTCATTTACCTGGCTTGGTCCAAGGGGGCCTGCTATTTATCGGTTTGAAAAGGCAATCGAAGTGATGCAGGCCATGATGAAACGTCGCGATGTTGAACTAACCGACGACTACAAGCGGATGATGAAGCATATATTTACTTCCCGCTAACTATGGCAGGTTTATTTCATCATACATGGCTTTGGTCCGGATGATGTTTCCTTCCATATTTCCAAGATATCGGCGGGATTCGAGGTATCGGCCGGTATTGTAGGCATCATAGTTGGAGGCGGTAGAATCCACACTGCTGATTCGCACCTGCCTTGAGGAATGTATAAACTGATTGTCGCCAATCCACATCCCAACATGTACTACTCTGCGGCTTCTGTTTTCGGTAGCAGGGCTGCCAAAAAACAATAAATCGCCTGGCTGCAGTTGGTCCCAGTTTTTCTCTTCGTCTACTTTCACTCCTGCGTGTACCTGCTGAGAGGCGTCTCGTGGAATAATCATGCCATTCATGAGGTATATAGTTTTAGTAAAACCACTACAATCCACGCCTTTAGTGGAGGTTCCTCCCCACAGATACGGGATGCCCATCATACTTCTGGCAGTTTGAACTAACGACTCTCGGGTAGCTTCCAGATCTTCGGTCCACTCAGAGAATGGAGTGGCTTCACTTTTCGGGATAAAGCCCTCACGTCCATCGGGGTATGAAATTCGATAATAACTTCCATTTGAACTTTCCAGCTTCAGAATGTTTCCGGCAGCCAGGTCACTTATTTTCTCCGAACTTTTAGAGGGGGAGGAGTAAGCAAATCCATAGGTATCCACGTAAATGAGCTTTTCAGCTGATTTCCATTCAAGATACTCGGACTTATTCATTCTATGCATACCGCCACTGTCTATCCAGGATAAATAATCTTCCGGTGTGCGAACGTAATACCATCCGCCATCTTTTTTCAGAACCTGAAGGGGCATTCCCAGTAAAGCCTGCGTAGCAAGCTGAGCTGAATGTCTCGGTTCGGATCTTATATTAGACACAGAATTATTGACTATGCCATAAATTTTATCCCCCAATTCAGCAGAAGGCAATACTTTAATGCTGTCTATATAGGAGATGTTAGCTTTTGCAAGGGAATCGAGCAGTGCTTGCTTAGCTTCAGCATTTGTCGTTTCTCCGGTCAGGAGAAAGGGACTTGCTCCTGAAGCCTGCACATTAAATTGATCCACTCTTGAATCAGGAACAAATGAATTTTCCACCTGGTCTATTAATCCCCGGAGGGTCTGTTGCCGGGGCCCGCTACAAGCTCCCAACAACAGAATTAAAACCAAAGCCAGTTTTAATGGATGTACTAAGTATTTCATAGATTTTGTTGACGAATTTTGCATTAATCTTGATCCCACCATAGCCTGCCATAGATAGAATTCTCTCCACCAAACTGACGCTGGATAGCCTCTTCATAATTCTCGGTGTTGTTGAGGGCTTCATCAGAGGTGTAACTCTGCCTTAAGGGGACGGCGTTACCATTTGGTTGCACCAGGTTGTCCGGGTAACCGGTTCGACGCCATTCAGCCCAGGCCTGATATCCATGCATAAACAAATGAATGTACCGCTGGGTTGAAATTTGTTCAACAGCGTTGCCCGGATCAAAGGTAATATCGGGTTGAGCCAAATAGGCTGTGGCCTGGCTGGCATCTCCGGTCCATTGGGCGATTGAGTTTTCGATGGCATCGTTATAGTTGGTTGCGGGGTCTTCGGTAGTCCAGTTTAAGGCTGCAGCCTCTGCGCGTGCAAATAGAACTTCCGCATAGGTTACCAAGTAAACGGGTGCATCCTGAGCATAAATGTCAGAGCCTAACAGAGAAAAGTCTTCAGTTCCAATGCTATCTTCTTCTCCAAACTGAAGCCCTGCATATCCGCCTCCATTTCTCACTTCATTACCGTAAACAGGCAGGCGGGGGTCATTATAAGGATTCATTAAATCAACAAGGCTAACTGTTAAAGCCCACCACTCCCGGATCGGAGGATCTACAATCTGTCCATACCAGTAGTTTTGATTATTCGCATCAGCTAAATGCTGAAACAGAAAGTTGTCCTCATTGGAGGTGAAAACACCATCATTCAACGCATCATTAAATTCAGTTTCTGCTAATGATGCGTTAACCTCTGATAGCCGCAGGGCCATCAGCAAGCGCAGGGAATTGCTGAATTTCACCCATTTCCCCATATCACCTTCGTAAATGATGTCATTGCTCAGGCTTCCGGATTCATCAATTTGATCGGCTGCTGCTTTAAGTTCAGCAAACAGATCTTCATAGATGGATTCCTGAGTGTCATAAACGGGGGTGAATTCTTCGGTACCCTGCAAGGCCTCAGAATAGGGAATATCTCCCCAGCGGTCAGTTACGTTCCAGAAAATGTAAGCTTTCAGGATTCTGGCAACGGCTTTTTGGTTTTCGGTGGTAGCTACCTCTTCTGCGGTTTTAAGGTTAACCAGTGGCCCTTGGTACCATCCGTAAAAGCTGGTTCCGCCTTCAGGATATAAAGATGCGTCCACATATTGCGTTTCGGCCAAATACTGGGCCATGTATTGCGCGTTGGGTGATGAACTCAAACCCGGCAGCGAGAGCATTGCGTTTGCTATAAGCTGAGGTGCTGCCGCATCACTGGGCTGGTTTGGATTATTATTTATGTTGTTGAATTCGACGAGATCGCAACTGCTGAAAATCGCAAATGCAATCAGTGTAATAGGTATGAATAATTTTTTCATGGTTCTCTGATTTAAAAGGTTAGTTTTACATTCAAGCCATAAGAACGGACGGTATTTAACTGTCCGGATTCGTACCAGGTAATGTCCTGGCTGCCTGATGACAACTCTGAAGGATCGAGACCCTGAGGTGCTTTTTGCCAAATCATAAGCGGGTTATTTGCAAACACGGCTACATTAATCGATTTCACAGGGATTCTGGACATAACCTTGTCCCCAAATGAATAACCGAGTTTAACCTCGCTTAGCTTGATGTAGGAAGCGTCAATTACCCAGTCCTCATATACTTCATCACCAATAAGGTCGAAGTAGTCGTGGGCATCTACATAGGCTGTAACTTCCTGTCCTGTTGAAGCAGAGATACCTTGTACTTTCACGCCGCCACCTTCACTGACGGGATCACGCACGTTGTTTCCTTTATCGTTTTTAGCTGCAGTCTGGCTGTGTAAACCTGTTCGGGTTGCAAGCATTTCTGACCGGCTGAAAAATTGTCCGCCTACCTGGAAACTGATCATAGTGGACAGACTAAAGTTTTTGTAGAAGAATAAATTCTGAAACCCACCGGTAAAATCAGGCAGTACAGACCCAAAATTGTGGGTAGCATCTGTCCAGAGTGGGAGGTTATCATCATCAAGAAGGATCATTCCCGTTTCAGAATCACGCTGGTAGGCACGCCCAACCAGGCTTCCGTAGGTTTTGCCTTCATAGGAATTCAGGTAACTGGCTGTTGAAGAGTACACCGTGGAACCATGATTATATAAATCGATGTCGGGGTGTAATTTCACAACTTCATTGGTATTGCGGCTCAGGTTAAAGGTGGAATTCCAGACAAAATCTCTTTGCTGAATGGGAGTACCGTTTAAGCTGACCTCAATCCCTTTATTCTCGATAAGTCCGGCGTTGATAATAGCCGATCCATACCCGGTTGTTCCAGATATGTTAAGTGGGATAATTTGGTTCTTGTTCTGTTGCAGGTAATAGGTAAAGTTCATTCCTACACGATCAAAGAACCGGATGTCGAAACCTGCCTCGTACGATGTAGAGAACGACGGTTTTATGTCCGGATTATTAATATTAGACGGTACATCCAAGGTATTCTGTCCATCATAAACACTGCCCACATTATAGACGGGGGTTGTCAGATAAGGACTTAAATCGGAACCGGCTTGTGCAAAGCTGGCACGGAGTTTTCCAAATGAAAGTGCCTCCAGGTCTAATAACTCACTAAATACAAAACTACCTGAGACGGAAGGGTACAGGTATGAATTGTTGTCTTTAGGAAGGGTTGAAGATTTGTCGGATCTCAGACTTAAATCAAGGAAATAGGTATCTGAGAAGCCGAGCGAAACCAAGCCGTAGGCACTTACAATTTTCTTTTGCTCCAGGTAATTAAACACATTCGGTCGATCAACCGAAGCGTTGATGTTAAAATAACCCGGTGACGTAAGTCCACCCACTGTTGATTGGGAGATGTAAGAGTAATTACGATCGTATAAGTTGGTTCCAAGCGTGGCATCCAGGGATACATTTGCCCAGCTTTTTTGGTACTGAGCCGATAACTCGTAATTCATCTCCTTGTTTTCGTACTTACCAACCGAATATCCGGGGGTAGAAGTGCCACCAAAATCGGTTTTTCCTTCAATATTCTGGATATAAATATCTCCCCGGATGTTAGCACTTACAACGAGATTGGGCATGGCTTCAAAGTGAGCGCCTACATTACCAAATACCCGGTCGCGGCTATCGGTGCTTGTATTTTCATAAGCTTCGAAGTATGGATTGGCCCAGTATAAAGGGGATTTATTGGTGATTTCTCCGGTCGAAGAACTTGGAGATCTCATATTCCAGTGCATAACCGTTCCATCGGGATATCTGTAATCTTTCAGCCTTCCCATATCAAGGTTTCTTTGAAACCATTGCCGGAAGTACCGAGACCCAAACTGAGAGCCCTGTGGAGGCCGGCGGGCTTCGTTGGTAGCGTAGTTGATATTTGCAGAAAAATCCCATTTGTCGCTGGCCTCAATATTGGCGCTTAACCCCAGGTTATTTCTGTTTAAATACGTATTGGGATAGACACCGGTGATCTTGGTATCGTTGAAGCTGAGCCTGAAATTTGTGCGCTCTTCTCCACCGGAAATGGTAACGCCATTGTCGGCGGTATAACCGGTTTCAAAAAAGTTTTGAATGTTATTGGGGTGAGCATCGAAAGGGGTAAGCTGTCCGTATTGCGGATCCTGTGGATAGAAACTGAAATATTCACGAACCAGAGTCCCATCCATTTTTGGTCCCCAGCTCTCATCCACATTAACCTGAACATACTTGTCGCCATTAGGCAATGTTCTCCATGTTTGAGACGAGCCGCCACCATACTTGTTCTGGTAACGCATAAAGTTGCCGGCTTGCTGGAAAGAAAGGTTTGAGTTGATCTGAACCTCAATACCTCCGGCTTCATTACCCTTATTGGTTGTAATCATGATGACTCCATACTGCCCTCTGATTCCATACAAAGAAGAGGCAGCCGGGCCTTTTAACACATTCACGGACTGTATGTCGTCCGGGTTGATATCCTGAGCAATGTTACCATAATCTTCACCGGCACTTCCGGCAAAATTGGCGTTCGAAATAGGCGTGCCGTCAATTACGATAAGTGGCTGTCCTTCACCATTTATTGAGTTCACTCCGCGTATTTTAATTGACTGCGTTCCGCCAAGGCTGGCTCCGGATGATCCCGTTACCTGCACACCAGCTATTTTACCTGCAAGAGATCCGATAACATTATTCTCATTGGAGTAGGTCAGGTCTTCTCCATTCACCTGCTGGGTGGCATAACCTATAGAACGTTCGGAGCGGTTAATGCCAAGTGCAGTTACTAATAGATCCTGACTTAAAGGAACCACCACCAGTGTCACATCGATTTGTGTATTTCCATTAATGGGTACTTCCTGCGTTTCATATCCTACAAATGAAAAAAGAAGGGTGTCTTGCAGGGAAGGGGCATCGAGCTCATAATTCCCATTGGGGCCGGTGGAAGTACCAATGGTTGTTCCCTTAACCCGGATGTTTACACCCGGCAAAGGTTCATTGGTTTCTGCATCTGTTACCGTACCCGAGATGGTTTCCGGTAAGGGGCTTTGGTCAGCTGACCGTTCCTCCTCAGGCAACTGTACAGCCAGGGTGTTGTCGGTTTGCCGAAACCGTAATCCTGTTTGCCTGGTTACAGTCATTAGAACTTCTTCTACCGTTGCCGTCATTCTCGGAACGGTTATGCGTTTGTTGCTCGACTCAATTACAGTCGTTTCATAAAGAAATTTAAAAGCTGTTTGCTGCTCTATTTCTTTAAAAACTTGCTGAATCGTTGCCCGCTCAAATTCAACGGTTACATCTACTTCACTAACACTTTGAGCCGAAGTTGTTCCGGCCATCAATGCTGTTGCGGTTATGAAACTGAATATAAATCCCCAAATAGTACAGAAAGACATATAAAGGATTGTTCTGAAGGTTATTATTTTCATAGATTACCAATGTTAATGGGCATAAGATGCCTGTTAAAATTAGAGGTCCGTTTTAATCCGATGCGCGAACATGAGTGATTAATTCGGGCCTTTTTTTGTATAAATCCTACTCGGCAGCTTGTATCGTCACAACCTGCTCTTCAATGGTGTATTCTATTCCTAAAATAAATTGAATAGACTGTAATACTCGTTCAAGGCTCATATTCTTATGTTCTCCTTTGAGCTTAGCATCCTGAAGCTGTTCGCCTTGTAAAATTATATCTACTCCGTACCACCTCTCCAGCATTTTAGCTACTTCAGAAAAAGGCTTATCATTAAAAATCAAAACCTGGTCTTTCCAGGCAATCTGTTCCCAGATATTTCCTTCACCTTGTTCAAAAAATTCTCCGCTTTGGTGATAGGTGGCCCACTGGTTTTCCCCAAGAATAATGGGTTGTTCGGGTGCACTACCTTCATTTTCATTTGGCTTGCCGGAAACCCCCACCTTACCTTCAATTACAGTGACTTGAATTTTCTCATCGTTACTGTAGGCCTTAATGTTAAAAGACGTGCCTAAAACCCGTGTTGTGGTATTTCCCACATGCACGATGAAAGGGCGGTTTTTGTCCGGGGCGATATCAAAAAAGGCTTCTCCTTCCAGGTAAACCTCTCTTGTTTGCGGGCTAAACTGTTCAGGGTAGCGGAGGGTGCTGCCGCCATTCAATGTAATTACCGAGCCGTCATTAAACCGGAAAGTGGAGGTTTGCCCATAAGATAGCTGCCGTTCATGTAATTCTGCAAAGTGGGATGCTTTGGAGGAATTGGAGGACTTACTTATCTGAAATGTGAAAACGAGGGCGATGGATACCACAGCAACCAACGCAAGACTCTTAACAACCAAAGATGTTTTTTGAAAGCTGGTAGAAGTAGTCTCCTGCTGTTCTTTTACTTTAGTAGGGGCTGATTTGGAAAAATAACGGGCAGCTATTAAATCTGATTCAACTTGCCGAAATAATTTTTTCTTGGATTGCTCTTTATTGATCGGAGTATGGCTGGCTTTGTTTAGTTTTTCTAAAACCTGCTCTAAAACCTCAACATTACCGGGAGACTGGGCCAACCATTGCTCAACGAAATCAAGCTCTTTTGGAGTACATATCCCCAAAAGGTAATTCACTAATAACTGATCTTCCGGTGCTTTTCTCATAGGATTTAATTGTTGCCTTTATTACTAATATCCAAAAATCAGGGGCTACCCTTATTTAAAATTTATATTCTAATAAAAGGGCCTCTTGAGCGCGTTGTGGCGGGAATATTTTTACAGGTACCGGAAATCTTTCAGTTCTTCCCGGAGAATTTTGAGCGCATGACTGATCTGCCCTTCCACTGTTTTAGGGGAAATATTCATCGTCTTGGCAATCTCCTTATAGTTCAGCCCTTCCTCTCGGCTGAGTAAATAGGCTTGTTGAGCACGTTCAGGTATTTTGGAGAGTGCAGTTTGGTAGGCGTCATCAAAATTGGGAGGATTGATTACGGGCTCTTTGGGCGGATGGGTTTTGGTCAAATCAAGGATGTGATTCTGAAGCCAGCTGTCGTATTTCTTCTGATTTCGCAGCTGCTTAAGGGCGTGGTTTCGTGCCGTTTTTATGATGTATCCCTTTACCGACGGGTGGTCGGGGTCGATATTATCCCGGGCTTCCCAGATTTTAAGAAAAACTTCCTGGGTCCAGTCTTCCAACTCTCTTGGGCACGATGTGTAATATGATAAGAAGGAAACAATATCATCGAAATATTGCTCAAAAAAGAGTTCAAACTTTTTCCTTCCTAACATGCTTGATCTGTAACCTTATGAGGGCTATGGCTTTATAATTTTATCTGATTTAAAATGTGAAATCAGGTCTAAAAATCATAATAATAATTTAATGGGGATAGCGCAGCTGATATGATGTAAACGAAAGTTAATTTATTACATCGGCGTGGGTTTAATCAGAAAAGATTTATTGTTTCGGAGAGCAATCTTTTAGGAGAGGCTTTTAAAAAATCCTTTTCGTAGTTATATAAGTTTCCCTCCAGTAAGGATGATCCAACCCGGAAACTTTCACCCCATTCGTTGTTGATGCATGCAGAAATTCATCCCGGTTAATCATTACTCCTACGTGATAGGTTGTTCTCCCGGTTTTGAAAAAGACCAAATCCCCCGTTAGAACCTGTGATTTTTTCACTTCTTTGCCGGCCTGCAATTGCTCGCGGGTGGTTCGGGGTATCTGCATCCCAAAATAATCTTCAAACACTACCTGCATGAAAGCAGAGCAATCGATTCCATCGTAGCCTGAACCTCCTAACAGATATGGGGTTCCTTTCCAGTCGTTGTAGGCGAGCTCTAAAAATTCCTGCTTCTCCTGAACGGAGGGCGGCATGGAAGATTCAACAAAGGTGCCGGACTCTTTACCGGATCTTGTGTCATTTTCGTCAGCGTCAGAAGGAGAGGAAGCCGATGGATTTTTTGGTGAGTTCTCTTCCCAAGGAATAGTGCCCCTTTCTACCGTTCCACAACCCGCAAACAGAAATAAAGCCAAACCAATAAGTGTACCCTTTGTCATAGCCGGATGATTTTTATTCTCGTCTGTAAATATAATGGGATATGCTTACTTTTAAATATCGAATTCTGATTTTCAGAAAACCAATCACAACACAATGAATCTATTAGTCAATATTGATCATGTAGCTACTCTTCGGAATGCGCGGGGTGAAGGATATCCCGACCCTATTGAAGCAGCAGAGGTTTGTGAAAAAGCAGGCGCTTCGGGCATCGTATTTCATTTAAGGGGAGACCGACGCCATATTCGGGATGAAGATGTTTACCGGTTGAAAGAATCAGTTCGCGGCACCCTGGATTTTGAAATGGCTGCCTCAGATGAAATGATTGATATCTGCACTGACATTGCACCTCATTTATGTACTCTTGTGCCGGAAGGAAGGGAAGAGCTGACTACCGAAGGCGGATTGAAAATGAAATCGGTATTCGATGATTACAAAAACCGGGTATTCCCAAAGCTGAAAGAAACGAACATTGAAATCAGCCTTTTTCTGGATCCCAATCCCGAGGATATTGAATTGGCAGCAGAACTGGGAGCTGATGCCATCGAATTACATACCGGAACTTTTGCCAATGCGGATCCTCAAAAACGCAGGCACGAACTTACAAGGTTGAGAAAAGGTGCCAAGCTGATAAACGAGTTAGGAATGAAAGTAAACGCCGGACATGGCTTGAACCTTGACAACCTACCTGATTTACTGGAAACGGTACCGCATTTGCATGATGTAAGCATTGGTCACGCACTGATCAGTAAATCCGTTTATTGGGGGTTGGAAAAAACCGTGAAGGCGTATTTAGAGATTATGGAGGATTATGCCTGAACGTACCCCATGGTGTAATTCTGCAATTTGAAAACCTCTGCCAAACATATCGCCGATCGTATCCGGTTGATGATTGCCACCAAGCAGTTTCAGGTGGGAGAAATGCTACCTTCAACCCGGGAACTCGGGCAACAGCTGGAAGCCAGTTTTCATACCGTAAGAAAGGCCTATCACATACTTGAAGAAGAAGGGCTGATACTGGGAGAGCAGGGACGCGGATTCACCGTAAAAAATCAAACAACCCTGCTGGATAAATCTGCACGGCTGGAAGTAGGGGGAGAAAAGATTCAGGCTCTGGTAGAGGAGCTTGTGGGATATGGACTGGATGAATCAGAGATAGAATTACTTTTCCAGGAACAGCTGGGTTTTATGGAATGGCCCGATCGCATTCAAACCTGTGCAAGTGTGGGAGAGAACCATGAGCTGGGTAAAATGCTTTCGGACGCAATCAAAAAACAGGTAGGCGTTAAAAGTCAGGTTATTGATGTGGATGAATATGAGAGTGCGGCAAAATATGATGCTTTATTTGTGCCCATTCACCTGATGAGCAATTTCAGAAGTCTCCGGGAAAGCCTGCTCATAATCCCCATTGTGTATGATTATGACCCTGATATTTTACTCTCCATGGTTGACCGTGCGGCAATTGCAACGATCGGCTTGGTGACGGGCAGCGAGGAGACCATACCCAAGATTATTGATGAACTGAAACGGTCGATTCATTTTGAAGGCTCGTTTGTCGCAGGAACCATCTATGGAAAATCTTTACCGCTTTTTGTTCGCGAATCAGACCTTATCTTATACACCCCTGAAAGTGCCCGGCTGGTGGAACAGAAAGTGCCGGAGCGAAGCCGGTTGCGGCTCGAATATTTGTTGTCTGAAAAAAGCTCCGAAATGATTCGGGCTGAACTCTGGGATCAATAGGAAATTTTAAATTTGAAATGCTAAATGTTGAATTACATGTGGTACTAATTCAACATTTAGCATTTAACATTCATCATTACATTGATAAAAAAAGTTATTACACAGGCTCTGGAAGCCATTGCCAAAGAAATT
This genomic window contains:
- a CDS encoding pyridoxine 5'-phosphate synthase; this translates as MNLLVNIDHVATLRNARGEGYPDPIEAAEVCEKAGASGIVFHLRGDRRHIRDEDVYRLKESVRGTLDFEMAASDEMIDICTDIAPHLCTLVPEGREELTTEGGLKMKSVFDDYKNRVFPKLKETNIEISLFLDPNPEDIELAAELGADAIELHTGTFANADPQKRRHELTRLRKGAKLINELGMKVNAGHGLNLDNLPDLLETVPHLHDVSIGHALISKSVYWGLEKTVKAYLEIMEDYA
- a CDS encoding GntR family transcriptional regulator yields the protein MKTSAKHIADRIRLMIATKQFQVGEMLPSTRELGQQLEASFHTVRKAYHILEEEGLILGEQGRGFTVKNQTTLLDKSARLEVGGEKIQALVEELVGYGLDESEIELLFQEQLGFMEWPDRIQTCASVGENHELGKMLSDAIKKQVGVKSQVIDVDEYESAAKYDALFVPIHLMSNFRSLRESLLIIPIVYDYDPDILLSMVDRAAIATIGLVTGSEETIPKIIDELKRSIHFEGSFVAGTIYGKSLPLFVRESDLILYTPESARLVEQKVPERSRLRLEYLLSEKSSEMIRAELWDQ